A single Orcinus orca chromosome 2, mOrcOrc1.1, whole genome shotgun sequence DNA region contains:
- the LOC101271883 gene encoding nucleolar protein 56-like — MKAAMVQAEEAAAEITRKKQKKKRLKKEKKRLAAIALVSSENSSRTPEECEETSERPKKKKKQKPQEAPPENGMEDPSVSSKPPKKKSFSKEELVSDLEETAGSGSLTTRKKSFPKEEPDSDPEESGNKRVPKKKRKFSSREEPLSSGPEEAAASKNSSSKEKKKLRKLPQENENGHFPRRA, encoded by the coding sequence ATGAAGGCGGCAATGGTTCAGGCAGAGGAAGCGGCTGCTGAGATTactaggaagaaacagaagaagaaacgcttgaagaaggaaaagaaaagactggCTGCGATTGCCCTGGTGTCTTCAGAAAACAGCAGTAGGACCCCGGAGGAATGTGAGGAGACAAGTGAAAgacccaaaaagaagaaaaagcagaaaccCCAGGAGGCTCCTCCGGAGAATGGAATGGAAGACCCATCTGTATCCTCCAAaccccccaaaaagaaatctTTCTCCAAGGAGGAGCTGGTTAGCGATCTTGAAGAGACAGCTGGCAGTGGAAGTCTTACCACGAGGAAGAAATCTTTCCCCAAAGAGGAACCAGATAGTGACCCTGAAGAGTCAGGAAACAAGAGGGTtcccaagaaaaagaggaaattctcTTCCAGGGAGGAGCCTCTCAGCAGTGGACCTGAAGAGGCTGCTGCCAGCAAGAACAGCAGctccaaggaaaagaaaaagctccGAAAGCTGCCCCAGGAAAATGAGAACGGACATTTCCCTCGTAGGGCATAA